The following proteins are co-located in the Microvirga ossetica genome:
- a CDS encoding error-prone DNA polymerase produces MTYAELQVTTHFSFLRGASSPREMFEQAKLLGLPALGIVDRNSLAGIVRAYEASKETGVRLVVGCRLDLDDGASLLVYPTDRTAYSRLCRLLSVGKSRAGKGKCSLAWEDVEAWNEGLLAVLLGDHADEALQIDLRRLKRIFGDRAYMALIRRFAPNEHLRLWQIEQAAQAARVPTIAMGDVFYHHPSRRMLQDVVSCIRQGCTIDDAGFRLERHADRFLKDPAEMARLFERHPEALARTNEIVRRCRFSLDELCYQYPSETEPGETAQQKLERLTWEGAERRYGKDLPEQTISQLKHELTLIRNLNYAPYFLTVHSIVNFARSQGILCQGRGSAANSAVCFVLGITSIDPIHSELLFERFISQERNDPPDIDVDFEHERREEVIQWIYDTYGRTRAALTAVVICYRTRGAVREVGKALGVPEDVTSALSGLVRGWSTEGVSDNDLKDLNLNLDDPRLRLTLELSHDLIGAPRHLSQHPGGFVLTQDRLDDLVPIEPAAMENRQVIEWDKNDIEILKFMKVDVLGLGMLGCMRRSFELLQRHKNTSHDLASIPQDDPETYDMICRADTLGVFQIESRAQMAMLPRLKPRNLYDLVIEVAIVRPGPIQGDMVHPYIRRREGREEVSYLFPELERVLHKTLGVPLFQEQAMRIAIECAGFTASEADQLRRAMATFKAKGDVSKFRTKLLQGMQGRGYPREFAERIFRQLEGFGSYGFPESHAASFALIAYASSWMKCHHPDVFACALLNAQPMGFYAPAQIVRDVGQHGVEVRPVDVNLSHWDCRLERTRREDRFALGLGLRMAKGLSKADGDAIVEARGGKTFSSIEDLWLRAKLHVAPLERLAEADAFGSLGLNRRDALWKIKGLGDTQLALFTAADERDEQFRPEAVEPEVSLTPMKAGREVVEDYLSKGLTLRRHPVAFLREELARRRIIPCAALKSIRHGQRITVAGLVLVRQKPGSAKGVMFMTIEDETDVANLVIWTSLYEKHRRLILSSGMIGCRGRLQREGDVTHLVAEYLIDLSDLLRSVANRDDAPHLSQGPGSKEPIIKVATRDFR; encoded by the coding sequence ATGACCTATGCCGAGCTTCAGGTCACCACGCATTTCTCCTTCTTGCGCGGCGCCTCGAGCCCGCGCGAGATGTTCGAGCAGGCGAAACTCCTCGGCCTCCCGGCGCTCGGGATCGTCGACCGCAATTCTCTGGCCGGGATCGTGCGGGCCTATGAGGCGTCGAAGGAAACCGGCGTGCGCCTCGTAGTCGGCTGCCGGCTCGATCTCGACGACGGCGCATCGCTTCTCGTCTACCCCACCGATCGCACCGCCTATTCCCGTCTCTGCCGACTCCTGAGCGTCGGCAAGAGTCGGGCCGGCAAAGGCAAATGCAGCCTCGCCTGGGAAGATGTGGAGGCCTGGAACGAGGGCCTGCTCGCAGTGCTGCTTGGAGACCATGCGGATGAGGCCTTGCAGATCGATCTGCGGCGCTTGAAGCGCATTTTCGGAGACCGGGCCTACATGGCCCTGATCCGCCGGTTTGCCCCCAACGAGCACCTGCGCCTGTGGCAGATCGAGCAGGCCGCTCAGGCCGCACGCGTGCCGACCATCGCGATGGGTGACGTCTTCTATCATCATCCCTCGCGCCGCATGCTGCAGGACGTCGTTTCCTGCATCCGCCAGGGCTGCACCATCGACGATGCCGGCTTCCGTCTCGAACGGCATGCGGACCGCTTTCTCAAGGATCCGGCCGAGATGGCGCGCCTTTTCGAAAGGCATCCGGAAGCGCTGGCCCGAACAAACGAGATCGTCCGGCGCTGCCGGTTCTCGCTCGATGAGCTGTGCTATCAGTATCCAAGCGAGACGGAGCCCGGCGAGACAGCACAGCAGAAGCTGGAGCGCTTGACCTGGGAGGGTGCCGAGCGTCGCTACGGCAAGGATCTACCGGAGCAGACTATCTCGCAATTGAAGCACGAGCTTACCCTGATCAGGAACCTGAACTACGCTCCGTACTTCCTGACCGTCCATTCCATCGTGAACTTTGCTCGGAGCCAAGGTATTCTCTGCCAGGGGCGAGGCTCGGCAGCCAATTCTGCCGTCTGCTTCGTGCTCGGCATCACCTCCATCGACCCTATCCATTCCGAACTTCTCTTCGAGCGCTTCATCTCCCAGGAGCGCAACGACCCGCCCGATATCGATGTCGACTTCGAGCACGAGCGGCGCGAGGAAGTCATCCAGTGGATCTACGACACCTATGGCCGCACACGGGCCGCGCTCACTGCGGTCGTGATCTGCTACCGCACCCGCGGTGCGGTGCGCGAAGTCGGCAAGGCGTTGGGAGTGCCGGAGGATGTGACGAGCGCTCTGTCCGGACTCGTGCGGGGCTGGAGCACGGAGGGTGTCAGCGACAACGATCTCAAGGACCTGAACCTCAATCTCGACGATCCGCGTCTTCGCCTGACCCTGGAGCTTTCGCACGACCTGATCGGCGCCCCGCGCCATCTCTCGCAGCATCCGGGCGGCTTCGTCCTGACGCAGGACCGGCTCGACGATCTCGTGCCGATCGAGCCGGCCGCCATGGAGAACCGGCAGGTCATCGAGTGGGACAAGAACGACATCGAGATCCTCAAATTCATGAAGGTCGACGTGCTGGGCCTAGGCATGCTCGGGTGCATGCGCCGCTCCTTCGAGCTCCTGCAAAGGCACAAGAACACCAGCCACGACTTGGCTTCGATCCCGCAAGACGATCCTGAAACCTACGACATGATTTGTCGTGCGGATACGCTTGGCGTGTTCCAGATCGAAAGCCGGGCGCAGATGGCAATGCTGCCGCGGCTGAAGCCAAGAAATCTCTACGATCTCGTGATCGAGGTCGCGATCGTTCGGCCCGGGCCGATCCAGGGCGATATGGTTCACCCCTATATCCGCAGACGAGAGGGCCGCGAGGAGGTGTCCTATCTGTTTCCGGAACTGGAACGAGTGCTACACAAGACGCTCGGTGTCCCACTCTTTCAGGAACAGGCTATGCGCATTGCCATCGAATGCGCAGGATTCACGGCCTCGGAGGCCGATCAGCTGCGCCGGGCCATGGCAACCTTCAAAGCCAAGGGCGACGTCTCGAAATTCCGGACCAAGCTGCTTCAAGGCATGCAGGGCCGTGGCTATCCGCGGGAATTCGCCGAGCGCATCTTCAGGCAGCTCGAAGGCTTCGGCTCCTACGGCTTTCCCGAAAGCCATGCCGCCTCCTTCGCCCTGATCGCCTATGCCTCGTCCTGGATGAAATGCCACCATCCGGATGTGTTCGCTTGCGCCCTCCTCAATGCGCAGCCCATGGGCTTCTACGCGCCGGCGCAGATCGTTCGCGATGTCGGGCAGCACGGCGTCGAGGTTCGGCCCGTCGATGTCAATCTCTCGCATTGGGACTGCAGGCTGGAGCGAACCCGCCGCGAGGATCGCTTCGCCCTTGGCCTCGGGCTTCGGATGGCCAAGGGCCTGTCCAAAGCCGACGGCGATGCGATCGTCGAGGCACGCGGCGGCAAGACCTTCTCGTCCATCGAGGATCTCTGGCTTCGGGCAAAACTGCACGTCGCCCCCCTCGAGCGCTTGGCAGAGGCCGATGCCTTCGGGTCCCTCGGTCTCAATCGCCGTGATGCACTCTGGAAGATCAAGGGATTAGGCGACACCCAGCTTGCCCTCTTCACGGCAGCGGACGAGCGCGATGAGCAATTCCGCCCGGAAGCGGTCGAACCGGAGGTCTCCCTGACACCGATGAAGGCAGGACGTGAAGTCGTCGAGGATTATCTCTCGAAGGGCCTCACCCTGAGACGTCATCCCGTTGCTTTCCTACGCGAAGAGCTGGCCCGCCGCCGCATCATTCCCTGTGCCGCTCTCAAAAGCATTCGCCACGGCCAGCGCATCACCGTCGCCGGCCTCGTTCTCGTGCGCCAGAAGCCGGGTTCCGCCAAGGGGGTGATGTTCATGACCATCGAGGATGAGACGGATGTTGCCAACCTCGTGATCTGGACATCCCTCTACGAGAAGCATCGGCGCCTGATCCTCTCATCCGGCATGATCGGCTGTCGCGGTCGGCTTCAACGGGAGGGCGATGTGACCCATCTGGTCGCAGAATACCTCATCGATCTGTCGGACCTTCTGCGCTCTGTCGCCAATCGCGACGATGCTCCACATCTGTCTCAAGGCCCGGGCAGCAAGGAGCCCATCATCAAAGTGGCCACGCGGGACTTCCGATGA
- a CDS encoding Y-family DNA polymerase codes for MRRVVSLYLPTWPTDRIRRRKGSPPPDEPLVTASIEGSRRLIGAVDRAAHALSLRPGQTIAHAQAMVPGLHIVDATPEEDEASLTALAHWCIGYSPIVAANPPDGIWIDIAGAAHLFGGEEQLVTNLVYRLRSQNIRADACVADAPCTAWGIVRYGSQVIVPPGRSIEAVEGLPLPALRLPQATVEALHRLGIERVGQLAAMPRAPIVRRFGKEVLLRLDQAFGHVVEPLNPLMPKDVPVRRVTFAEPIGRLEDLQSVVRRLADRLCRDLERASLGIRRLDLVFERIDRCSIAFRIGTAKATREARHLAKLFDERLQTADPGFGIEAAALMASKVEPLSERQIAAKELAKDEADNVDLSHLVDRLSTRLGPKRVYRLAPVESRVPERTMKRIPALAPMPDANWPEDLPRPARLLDPPEPVTATALLPDHPPAFFVWRNVRHRVVRADGPERITGEWWKSEREHFSLRDYYRVESEQGTRFWLFRDAPTAEGGRWWMHGFFA; via the coding sequence ATGAGAAGGGTCGTCTCGCTCTACCTGCCGACCTGGCCGACCGACCGGATCAGGCGCCGCAAAGGCTCGCCACCGCCAGATGAGCCCCTTGTCACCGCAAGCATAGAAGGCTCCCGCCGCCTGATTGGCGCCGTCGATCGGGCGGCACACGCCCTTAGCCTGCGTCCCGGCCAGACCATTGCCCATGCTCAAGCCATGGTGCCGGGCTTGCATATCGTCGATGCGACGCCGGAGGAGGACGAAGCCTCCCTCACTGCACTGGCACATTGGTGCATCGGATATTCGCCCATCGTCGCTGCCAACCCGCCCGATGGCATCTGGATCGATATCGCCGGCGCGGCTCACCTCTTCGGGGGCGAGGAGCAGCTCGTCACCAATCTCGTCTATCGGCTCCGCTCCCAGAATATTAGGGCGGATGCCTGCGTGGCGGATGCACCTTGCACGGCCTGGGGCATCGTGCGGTATGGAAGCCAGGTCATCGTTCCGCCGGGGCGCTCTATCGAGGCAGTTGAAGGCCTGCCGCTTCCGGCTCTGCGCCTGCCGCAGGCGACGGTCGAGGCGCTTCATCGTCTTGGAATCGAGCGGGTAGGCCAGCTCGCGGCGATGCCCCGCGCTCCGATCGTCCGGCGCTTCGGAAAAGAGGTCCTGCTCCGGCTCGATCAGGCCTTCGGCCATGTCGTCGAGCCGCTCAACCCGCTCATGCCCAAGGATGTCCCGGTGCGACGTGTCACTTTCGCCGAGCCGATCGGGCGGCTTGAGGATCTGCAAAGCGTCGTGAGACGCCTTGCGGACAGGCTCTGCCGCGATCTTGAGCGGGCATCTCTCGGTATCCGCCGCCTTGATCTGGTCTTCGAGCGAATCGACCGCTGCAGCATCGCTTTTCGCATCGGAACCGCAAAAGCGACACGCGAGGCGAGACATCTTGCAAAGCTCTTCGACGAGCGCCTGCAGACGGCCGATCCCGGCTTCGGAATCGAAGCGGCCGCGCTCATGGCCAGCAAGGTCGAACCGTTGAGCGAGCGACAGATCGCAGCGAAGGAACTGGCGAAGGATGAGGCAGACAATGTGGATTTGAGCCACCTCGTCGATCGGTTGAGCACACGGCTTGGGCCGAAGCGGGTCTATCGCCTCGCTCCGGTCGAAAGCCGCGTGCCCGAACGGACGATGAAGCGCATTCCGGCTCTCGCGCCCATGCCGGATGCCAATTGGCCTGAGGATCTGCCGCGGCCGGCCCGCCTCCTCGATCCACCCGAACCTGTGACGGCAACGGCCCTCCTGCCGGACCATCCGCCGGCTTTCTTCGTCTGGCGCAATGTCCGTCATCGCGTGGTCAGAGCCGACGGGCCGGAGCGCATCACAGGCGAATGGTGGAAATCCGAGCGCGAGCATTTTTCTCTGCGCGATTATTACCGCGTCGAGAGCGAACAAGGCACGCGCTTCTGGCTCTTCCGCGACGCGCCGACCGCCGAGGGCGGACGCTGGTGGATGCATGGGTTCTTCGCATGA
- a CDS encoding ImuA family protein — protein sequence MDLGRQDRLADLRLQIARVGAPHKARPLPFGLRPVDGHLPGGGLARGALHEMIEAGPASEFAGCTTLFTAGIAARLQGPVLWCLARRDLFAPGLLRAGLHPKRVIYAEARREREILPLMEEGLREQGLAAVVGEVSRLGLTASRRLQLAAESTGVTALVIRRWWTMSEKELVHCPTAAVTRWRIAPAPSDLIPTPGIGRERWQVELLRCRNGGPYTWILESCDEKGRLALPADLADRPDQAPQRLATAR from the coding sequence ATGGACCTCGGGCGACAGGACAGGCTTGCCGATTTGCGGCTGCAGATTGCCCGAGTGGGAGCGCCTCACAAGGCCAGGCCCCTGCCCTTCGGCCTACGCCCTGTCGATGGCCATCTGCCCGGAGGCGGCTTGGCCCGAGGCGCGCTCCACGAGATGATCGAAGCGGGGCCCGCCTCAGAATTCGCCGGCTGCACAACCCTTTTCACGGCAGGAATTGCGGCCCGTCTTCAGGGACCTGTCCTCTGGTGCCTGGCGCGCCGGGATCTGTTCGCCCCCGGTCTCCTGCGCGCGGGCCTGCATCCGAAGCGGGTCATCTATGCCGAGGCCAGGCGCGAGCGGGAGATCCTGCCCCTCATGGAGGAAGGCCTGCGCGAGCAGGGGCTCGCAGCCGTCGTCGGCGAGGTTTCGCGCCTGGGGCTGACAGCGTCGCGCCGCCTGCAACTTGCCGCTGAATCGACCGGAGTGACCGCCTTGGTCATCCGGCGCTGGTGGACGATGTCCGAGAAGGAACTGGTCCATTGCCCGACGGCTGCCGTCACCCGCTGGCGCATTGCCCCTGCCCCATCCGACCTCATCCCCACTCCCGGCATCGGCCGGGAGCGCTGGCAGGTCGAGCTCCTGCGCTGCCGCAACGGTGGACCCTATACATGGATCTTGGAGTCTTGCGATGAGAAGGGTCGTCTCGCTCTACCTGCCGACCTGGCCGACCGACCGGATCAGGCGCCGCAAAGGCTCGCCACCGCCAGATGA
- a CDS encoding sugar ABC transporter substrate-binding protein, whose protein sequence is MTRVARLSALAFTGFLLSSVAAIAAPKSVAGPGPDPNCFKPWSAQTKYMQWDKKPGPYRIAVVNGFVGNTWRIQMIQTAKAFAEQAGIKEKIKELKVVSTGTDVAAQLGAIEDFINQGFDAIITIAVAPDGFDRVIRLADRNNVVVVPFDNVLDTDKVMQVNEDQLEIGRTSARFLLKELGQKRDGKVLEVRGLPGNSVDRDRHLGFREVMEKEGKFQIIEVVGNWDDGTAQKATADALAVHGKFEAVFTQGGSTGSVRAMMDAKHPFVPMAGEGENGYRKLIAKHAGEGLKGLSYSQSPGLVSISMKAALSALEGNPMPQLISVPIPVVDYTTLKDNVNYWSNLSDNFFAANEFPACGVNVTAPEIMAKDAKNTE, encoded by the coding sequence ATGACACGCGTTGCTCGCCTGTCCGCTCTCGCTTTCACCGGCTTCCTGCTTTCATCCGTTGCCGCCATCGCGGCCCCGAAATCGGTCGCCGGACCGGGACCGGATCCGAACTGCTTCAAGCCCTGGAGTGCTCAGACCAAGTACATGCAATGGGACAAGAAGCCCGGGCCCTACCGCATTGCGGTGGTCAACGGCTTCGTCGGCAATACCTGGCGCATCCAGATGATCCAGACCGCCAAGGCCTTTGCCGAGCAGGCCGGGATCAAGGAGAAGATCAAGGAGCTGAAGGTCGTCTCCACCGGCACCGACGTTGCCGCACAGCTCGGCGCCATCGAGGACTTCATCAATCAGGGCTTCGACGCCATCATCACCATTGCCGTGGCGCCCGACGGCTTCGATCGCGTCATTCGCTTGGCCGACCGCAACAATGTGGTGGTCGTCCCGTTCGACAACGTGCTCGATACCGACAAGGTCATGCAGGTGAATGAGGATCAGCTTGAGATCGGCCGCACCTCGGCACGCTTCCTTCTGAAGGAGCTGGGGCAGAAGCGCGATGGCAAGGTTCTCGAAGTGCGGGGCCTCCCAGGCAACTCGGTCGACCGTGACCGTCATCTCGGCTTCCGCGAAGTGATGGAGAAGGAGGGCAAGTTCCAGATCATCGAGGTTGTCGGCAACTGGGACGACGGCACCGCGCAGAAGGCGACCGCCGATGCGCTCGCCGTGCATGGCAAGTTCGAGGCGGTGTTCACGCAGGGCGGCTCCACGGGTTCCGTACGCGCGATGATGGATGCGAAGCATCCATTCGTGCCGATGGCGGGCGAGGGCGAGAATGGCTACCGCAAGCTCATCGCGAAGCATGCGGGCGAGGGCCTGAAAGGCCTATCCTACAGCCAGTCGCCCGGCCTCGTGTCGATCTCCATGAAGGCCGCGCTCTCGGCGCTGGAAGGCAATCCAATGCCGCAGCTCATCTCGGTCCCGATCCCGGTGGTCGATTACACGACGCTCAAGGACAATGTGAACTACTGGTCGAACCTCTCCGACAATTTCTTTGCAGCCAATGAATTCCCTGCCTGCGGCGTGAATGTCACCGCACCGGAAATCATGGCGAAGGATGCCAAGAATACCGAGTAG
- a CDS encoding sugar ABC transporter ATP-binding protein has protein sequence MKPAPFFALENVSKRYGGVHALRSVDFACSRGSIHAVLGENGAGKSTLMKIMAGVVQPDEGHMTLEGIPVTFPNPAAANRAGIVCIFQELSLMPELTVADNITLSSPPRRFGLIDGRAQRRRSEELLARVGCEDINPSTRVVDLPLSRRQMVEIAKALGRDPKLLILDEATSALTAADVDLVYRTLFDLKASGLSILYISHRMHEIEALADRCSVFRNGRHIETFAKGTRSRDEIIGLMIGREIEGQFPPKPERPRPPPFIEIRDLSWENRLNGVTLAAGRGEIVGLGGLDGQGQKELLLALFGVLRSVHGTVTVEGRNLAMSSPRAAKSGRAHMALVPEDRKSEGLILSMSIADNLAMSSLGRLAFGPFISAHRTREAVRRAIEQLRIKIGDADDPVATLSGGNQQKVVIAKWLATGPDVILLNDPTRGIDVGTKQEIYRLMRELADAGACILFYSTDYEELIGCCDRVSVMYDGRIVRELEDDAITERNLIASALNIVGQREPAHG, from the coding sequence ATGAAACCTGCGCCCTTCTTCGCCCTCGAGAACGTCTCCAAGCGCTACGGGGGAGTTCATGCCTTGCGGAGCGTGGACTTTGCCTGCAGCCGCGGCTCGATCCACGCGGTGCTGGGGGAGAACGGCGCCGGCAAGTCGACGCTCATGAAGATCATGGCAGGCGTCGTGCAGCCGGACGAGGGCCACATGACCCTCGAGGGCATCCCTGTCACGTTTCCCAACCCGGCGGCTGCGAACCGCGCCGGCATCGTTTGCATCTTTCAAGAGCTCTCGCTGATGCCGGAGCTCACGGTGGCTGACAACATCACCCTGTCGAGCCCTCCGCGCCGCTTCGGCCTGATCGATGGACGGGCACAGCGCCGGCGGTCGGAGGAACTGCTCGCCCGCGTCGGCTGCGAGGATATCAACCCATCGACCCGCGTCGTCGACCTTCCGCTGTCCCGTCGGCAGATGGTGGAGATCGCGAAGGCCCTCGGGCGTGATCCCAAGCTTCTCATTCTCGACGAGGCCACCTCCGCGCTCACGGCAGCCGATGTGGACCTGGTCTATCGCACGCTCTTCGATCTGAAAGCGAGTGGCCTGAGCATTCTCTATATCTCCCATCGCATGCACGAGATCGAGGCTCTGGCGGATCGCTGCTCGGTTTTCCGCAACGGACGGCATATCGAGACTTTCGCCAAGGGTACACGAAGCCGCGACGAGATCATCGGGCTCATGATCGGCCGCGAGATCGAAGGGCAGTTCCCGCCGAAGCCTGAGCGACCACGCCCGCCGCCCTTTATCGAGATCCGCGATCTCTCCTGGGAAAACCGCCTCAACGGCGTGACGCTTGCGGCCGGGCGCGGCGAGATCGTCGGCTTGGGCGGCCTTGACGGACAGGGGCAGAAGGAACTGCTGCTTGCCCTTTTCGGAGTGTTGCGAAGTGTGCACGGTACGGTAACGGTCGAAGGCCGAAACCTCGCCATGTCCTCGCCGCGCGCGGCAAAGAGCGGCCGCGCTCACATGGCCCTGGTGCCGGAGGACCGCAAGAGCGAGGGGCTCATTCTCTCGATGTCGATCGCCGACAACCTCGCCATGTCCTCTCTCGGGCGTCTCGCGTTCGGGCCTTTCATCAGCGCGCACCGCACGCGTGAAGCCGTGCGGAGAGCCATCGAGCAGTTGCGGATCAAGATCGGCGATGCGGACGATCCGGTCGCGACCCTGTCGGGCGGAAACCAGCAGAAGGTGGTGATCGCAAAATGGCTTGCCACGGGACCGGATGTGATCCTTCTCAACGATCCGACCCGTGGCATCGATGTGGGCACGAAGCAGGAGATCTACCGTCTCATGCGAGAACTCGCAGACGCAGGCGCCTGCATTCTGTTCTACTCGACCGACTACGAGGAGCTGATCGGATGCTGCGACCGGGTCTCTGTCATGTATGACGGCCGCATCGTTCGCGAACTCGAGGATGACGCGATCACCGAGCGCAATCTGATCGCGAGCGCCCTCAACATCGTCGGGCAGCGGGAGCCGGCTCATGGCTGA